Proteins encoded together in one Peribacillus asahii window:
- a CDS encoding MATE family efflux transporter: MGNSIDAKKEEQTSKEYHLFFLTWPIFLELFLFMLMGIVDTFMLSAISDNAVSGVGAANQYLHIAILILEVIGNGAAIVVAQYIGSRRMLEVAKISALAIVLNLLVGLCLSAVFIFFSGRMMRALHLSGDILYYAESYLTIVGGAIFLQAIINSLASIIRVHGFTKQAMFVSLGMNIFHIIGNYVLIFGKFGFPEWGVQGAAISSVVSRFLAIFVFFWLLYRVMEVPVKLAYYVSLSWEYIRKILKIGVPSAFEQIMYQSCQVVFLYYVTYLGASSLAARQYAMNISMFIYLFALAIGMGTAIIVGHLVGGNRQNEAYIRVWKSAKWASGVTLVMVVIVIVFREQFMRLFSDDPEIIRMGASVLILSILLETGRTLNIVIINSLRAAGDAKYPVYIGLISMVGMSLPLGYFLVFQLNLGLVGIWLAIAADEWTRAIIMSFRWKSRAWEKHALVKPESSEAA; encoded by the coding sequence ATGGGTAACTCCATAGACGCAAAAAAAGAGGAACAAACCTCTAAAGAATATCATTTGTTTTTCCTTACATGGCCTATCTTTTTAGAACTCTTTCTATTTATGTTAATGGGAATTGTCGATACGTTCATGTTGAGTGCGATATCAGATAATGCGGTGTCTGGGGTCGGTGCAGCTAATCAATATTTGCATATTGCTATTTTAATTTTAGAAGTGATTGGGAATGGGGCTGCGATTGTTGTTGCTCAGTATATCGGTTCGCGTAGAATGCTGGAAGTTGCCAAGATTTCTGCTTTAGCTATTGTGCTTAATCTACTTGTTGGTTTATGTTTGAGTGCTGTATTTATTTTTTTCAGCGGCAGGATGATGCGTGCATTGCATTTGTCTGGTGACATTTTGTATTATGCGGAAAGTTACTTAACGATTGTTGGCGGAGCGATTTTCCTTCAAGCAATAATTAATTCCTTAGCTTCTATTATTCGGGTGCATGGTTTTACAAAACAAGCGATGTTTGTATCGCTTGGTATGAATATTTTTCATATTATCGGTAATTACGTACTGATATTTGGGAAATTTGGTTTTCCTGAATGGGGCGTTCAGGGAGCGGCGATTTCTTCTGTCGTGAGTCGTTTTCTTGCTATATTTGTGTTTTTCTGGCTTTTGTATCGCGTAATGGAAGTACCTGTAAAGCTTGCTTATTATGTTTCATTATCCTGGGAGTATATTCGAAAAATCTTAAAAATCGGTGTACCTTCTGCCTTTGAACAAATTATGTATCAGAGCTGTCAAGTTGTGTTTTTATATTATGTAACGTATTTAGGAGCTAGTTCCTTAGCGGCTAGACAGTATGCGATGAACATATCGATGTTTATCTATTTATTTGCTTTAGCTATTGGCATGGGAACGGCGATTATTGTCGGTCATTTAGTTGGTGGAAATCGGCAGAATGAAGCGTACATTAGAGTATGGAAAAGTGCAAAATGGGCAAGTGGGGTAACTCTTGTCATGGTAGTCATCGTTATTGTGTTTCGTGAACAATTTATGCGTTTATTTTCAGACGATCCTGAGATTATTCGTATGGGAGCGAGTGTTTTAATTCTCAGCATTTTGTTAGAAACAGGACGGACTCTTAATATTGTCATTATTAATTCGCTAAGAGCAGCTGGAGATGCAAAATATCCTGTATATATTGGTTTAATCTCAATGGTCGGCATGAGTCTGCCATTAGGGTATTTTCTTGTGTTTCAGTTGAATCTTGGATTAGTAGGAATTTGGCTAGCAATTGCAGCGGATGAATGGACGCGGGCTATTATTATGTCTTTTCGCTGGAAGAGCCGCGCTTGGGAAAAGCATGCTCTTGTAAAGCCTGAAAGTTCGGAAGCGGCATAA
- a CDS encoding phosphotransferase family protein: protein MSHKIIDTKPVRKGEELNAHVLETFLRKHLDKLPDETLIIEQFGTGLSNLTYCLKIGEWEAVLRRPPKGPVAPKAHDMGREFRILSEIHPIYSLAPKPYLFSVDDSIVGSPFFIMERKKGIVIDSQFPSHIQPTPKLRQSLSKMMVDQLVTLHNIDYTTTHLIEISRPNGFMERQVHGWIARYERAKTHDIKGVEQLQKWLVKEIPTPSTATIIHYDYKFNNAMFSEDLTSMIGLFDWEMSTVGDPLADLSAAMSYWTQADDPDLLIQGLGKTPITVQDGFLTRHEFIELYAKKSGRDVSNIHFYLTFAYFKLAVICQQIFYRYYKGQTNDPRFEHLHRTVNSIIQHAINISTEE from the coding sequence ATGAGTCATAAAATCATCGATACAAAGCCAGTACGAAAGGGCGAAGAATTAAATGCTCATGTACTGGAAACCTTCTTGAGAAAACATCTAGATAAACTGCCGGATGAAACTTTAATAATTGAACAGTTTGGAACAGGACTATCGAATCTTACATACTGTTTAAAAATAGGAGAGTGGGAAGCCGTTTTACGTCGGCCGCCTAAAGGTCCAGTTGCTCCGAAGGCCCATGATATGGGGAGAGAATTTCGAATTTTGTCTGAAATTCATCCGATTTATTCATTAGCTCCAAAACCTTACCTCTTTTCTGTAGATGATTCAATTGTCGGCAGCCCATTTTTTATTATGGAACGAAAAAAAGGCATTGTAATTGATTCACAATTTCCGTCACATATTCAGCCTACTCCCAAACTACGTCAATCGCTATCCAAGATGATGGTAGATCAACTAGTTACCCTTCACAATATTGATTACACAACAACACACCTTATTGAAATTAGCCGACCTAATGGGTTTATGGAACGACAAGTACATGGCTGGATTGCTCGATATGAACGAGCTAAAACTCATGATATTAAAGGAGTTGAACAGCTTCAAAAATGGCTTGTTAAAGAAATTCCAACCCCTTCTACTGCTACGATTATTCATTACGATTATAAATTTAATAATGCGATGTTTTCCGAAGATTTAACTTCGATGATTGGTTTGTTTGATTGGGAAATGTCCACAGTTGGTGATCCTTTAGCGGATCTCAGTGCAGCGATGAGCTATTGGACACAGGCAGATGATCCGGATTTATTAATTCAAGGATTGGGAAAAACGCCGATTACGGTTCAAGATGGTTTTCTCACTCGTCATGAATTTATCGAATTATATGCGAAGAAGAGTGGACGAGATGTAAGCAATATTCATTTTTACTTAACATTTGCGTATTTCAAATTAGCCGTCATTTGTCAGCAGATTTTTTATCGCTACTATAAAGGACAAACGAATGACCCGAGATTTGAGCATCTTCATCGAACTGTGAACAGTATTATTCAACATGCCATTAATATTTCTACTGAAGAATAA
- a CDS encoding DUF1064 domain-containing protein encodes MRKIEYVAGFEVYNLDESMEVIDIKGAPPIAEFKWKHRPEICGWRFYPISEWRVTIKGRKPPHLLNTKEG; translated from the coding sequence TTGCGCAAGATTGAGTATGTAGCAGGTTTTGAGGTCTATAACTTGGATGAATCTATGGAAGTCATCGACATAAAGGGAGCTCCACCGATAGCAGAATTTAAGTGGAAACATAGACCGGAGATTTGCGGGTGGAGATTTTATCCAATTAGTGAATGGAGAGTTACTATAAAGGGTAGAAAGCCCCCTCACTTACTTAACACTAAAGAAGGTTGA
- the glsA gene encoding glutaminase A, with amino-acid sequence MLCQSNDELKALVTEAKTCTKNGKVADYIPALGKANPNDLSIAIHYPDGRCISAGDIEKRITLQSISKVISLALVLMDRGSNYVFERVGMEPTGDPFNSIAKLETMAPGKPLNPMINAGALVVTHMIKGNTVTERFQRLLSFIQEMTNDSTMSYCEEVARSEFETAHLNRALCYFLKQHNILDEDVEQLMDLYTKQCAIEMNCLDLARIGVVFAMDGVHPLSGKQIMPTDVARICKTFMVTCGMYNASGEFAIKIGIPSKSGVSGGIMGAVPGRFGIGIFGPALDEKGNSIAGIKLLELLSKNYSLSMF; translated from the coding sequence ATGTTATGTCAATCAAATGATGAATTAAAAGCCTTAGTAACAGAGGCGAAGACATGTACAAAAAACGGTAAGGTTGCAGATTATATTCCTGCTCTTGGAAAAGCAAATCCAAACGATTTATCCATTGCCATTCACTATCCTGACGGGCGATGTATCTCAGCAGGAGATATCGAAAAAAGGATTACCCTCCAAAGTATCTCAAAAGTGATTAGCTTGGCCCTCGTTTTGATGGACAGGGGATCGAACTATGTGTTTGAACGTGTTGGAATGGAGCCGACTGGAGACCCTTTCAATTCGATTGCTAAATTAGAAACAATGGCTCCCGGAAAACCGTTAAATCCTATGATCAATGCGGGAGCACTTGTCGTGACCCATATGATTAAAGGGAATACTGTTACAGAGAGATTCCAGCGACTCTTATCCTTTATTCAAGAAATGACAAATGATTCAACAATGAGTTATTGTGAGGAAGTTGCACGTTCCGAATTCGAAACGGCTCATTTAAACCGAGCGTTATGTTATTTTTTAAAACAGCATAACATTCTGGATGAAGATGTAGAACAACTAATGGATTTATATACGAAGCAATGTGCCATTGAAATGAACTGTTTGGATTTGGCCCGAATCGGAGTGGTGTTTGCGATGGATGGAGTCCATCCTCTAAGCGGTAAACAAATCATGCCTACAGATGTAGCTCGTATTTGTAAAACATTTATGGTCACATGCGGAATGTATAATGCTTCTGGAGAATTTGCCATCAAAATTGGGATTCCTTCGAAAAGTGGTGTATCCGGCGGAATAATGGGCGCTGTTCCAGGAAGGTTTGGCATTGGAATTTTCGGACCTGCTTTAGATGAAAAAGGAAACAGTATTGCAGGAATAAAATTATTGGAGCTGTTATCAAAGAACTATAGTTTGAGCATGTTTTAA
- a CDS encoding 3-hydroxybutyrate dehydrogenase — MVEGKVVFITGAASGIGNEIGAAFAKSGAKVVFTDLDEKKVKQSIAALVDEGYDCLGLKCDVTKETELQQAIHQTIETYGQLDVLINNAGLQHIDLIEEFPTEKFELLVQVMLTAPFIAMKYAFPIMKQQKSGRIINMASINGLVGFAGKAAYNSAKHGVIGLTKVAALEVANYGITVNALCPGYVDTPLVRNQLTDLAHNRNVSLEKAIEEVLYPLIPQKRLLSVQEIADYAMFLASDKAKGVTGQAVVLDGGYTAQ, encoded by the coding sequence ATGGTAGAAGGTAAGGTTGTGTTTATTACTGGAGCAGCAAGTGGTATTGGGAATGAAATCGGCGCAGCATTTGCAAAAAGCGGCGCGAAAGTGGTATTTACCGATTTAGATGAGAAAAAGGTAAAGCAAAGTATAGCAGCGTTAGTAGATGAAGGATATGATTGTTTAGGATTAAAATGTGATGTGACAAAGGAAACGGAATTACAGCAAGCCATTCATCAAACAATTGAGACGTATGGACAGTTGGATGTATTAATCAATAATGCTGGATTACAACATATTGATTTAATTGAAGAATTCCCTACTGAAAAATTTGAATTGCTCGTTCAAGTGATGCTGACGGCTCCTTTTATCGCAATGAAGTACGCATTTCCCATTATGAAACAACAGAAATCAGGAAGAATTATTAATATGGCATCGATTAATGGACTTGTCGGATTTGCTGGGAAAGCAGCCTATAATAGTGCTAAGCATGGGGTAATTGGATTAACGAAAGTTGCAGCGCTAGAAGTGGCGAATTACGGTATTACTGTTAACGCTTTATGTCCTGGTTATGTGGATACACCGCTCGTTCGAAATCAGTTGACAGATTTAGCTCATAATCGCAATGTCTCATTAGAGAAAGCTATTGAAGAGGTTTTATATCCACTGATTCCTCAAAAACGGTTGCTATCGGTTCAGGAGATAGCAGATTATGCCATGTTTTTAGCAAGTGATAAGGCGAAGGGGGTTACGGGTCAAGCGGTTGTACTAGATGGAGGATATACAGCACAATAA